One window of Acidovorax sp. T1 genomic DNA carries:
- a CDS encoding VOC family protein, which produces MKLERIHHVAYRCKDAKETVEWYVKHLNMDFVLAIAENQVPSTKAPDPYMHLFLDAGAGNILAFFELPNSPAMGRDTNTPDWVQHIAFKVDSVQTLEDTKARLQAAGVDVIGPTDHTIFKSIYFFDPNGHRLELAADVGTPEMYQKLDEVKWDMLEEWSQTKQAPQHAAWMHEREFNPATQA; this is translated from the coding sequence ATGAAACTCGAACGCATCCACCACGTGGCCTACCGCTGCAAGGACGCCAAAGAAACCGTCGAGTGGTACGTCAAGCACCTGAACATGGACTTCGTGCTGGCCATCGCCGAAAACCAGGTGCCCTCCACCAAGGCCCCGGACCCCTACATGCACCTGTTCCTGGACGCGGGTGCCGGCAACATCCTGGCCTTCTTCGAGCTGCCCAACTCGCCCGCCATGGGCCGCGACACCAACACCCCCGACTGGGTGCAGCACATCGCCTTCAAGGTGGACAGCGTGCAGACGCTGGAAGACACCAAGGCCCGTTTGCAGGCCGCTGGCGTGGACGTGATCGGGCCCACCGACCACACCATCTTCAAGAGCATCTATTTCTTCGACCCCAACGGCCACCGCCTGGAACTGGCCGCCGACGTGGGCACACCCGAGATGTACCAAAAGCTCGACGAAGTGAAGTGGGACATGCTGGAAGAGTGGTCCCAGACCAAGCAGGCCCCGCAGCACGCCGCCTGGATGCACGAGCGCGAGTTCAACCCCGCCACCCAGGCCTGA